Sequence from the Phaeodactylum tricornutum CCAP 1055/1 chromosome 20, whole genome shotgun sequence genome:
TGGAGCAGAACGCTAAAGCCAGAGCCATGGTTGAAGCTGAACTTGTATCAGGGGACAAGGCCGAGGTCTTTGAAGagtggaaaaagaaagtCCTGGAATCGGCTTGCGAGTCGGTCAGGAAAGAAGCAGGCGATACTGGTGTACCGGAATTAAGTATTCTTGCTCAAGCTGCTGACGCTGCGCTGGCAAGACATGGAATTTCCATACCTGAGACGCATGAGCAATGAGGAGGCGTTTCGAATCCTTCATTGACATTCACGGATTTACTTTCAGTGAGCAGTGGCCTTTGGTACTGACTTTGAGATAATTCTGAACCGAAATGAATCTCTCATCTAGCCTCCCACAATCTTTTGCCTTGACTTGATTCCAACAAAAGGCGTTGTTTTCAAACTTAGAGTTAAGGAGGGCAAATTCCATTGATGCGGTTTTCTATTGCGATCTCTTGTCCTTCCTAGCTAGTATCCATTGACACGGTGCAATATCTGGCATGCCACACACTGTCAGGATATGAACGTGGACTGTTCCAGTGGAAAGTTTGATTCCCTGTCAACGAGTCTCGTTTTTAAATCAAAGCAGTACAGTAAGTCCGGTGGAATGTGGTCGACCGTTCGTCGTTCGTACAAACCGGTAAACGACAAAATGGTAATCCAGTGAAAAAAGATGAGTGCCGACAACCGATTTCGCTCGGGGCAAGATTCCACACGCACCTTATACCGTGTCATTTCTCAAGAGTAGAACTACGTTACAAAAGAGAAGTAAACGCTATTCTCTGGTAGTCGGCTTTGTATGGCAAACGTATTGATTCTCTAGGATGAGTGGGCTTGAGAATATAAGGCCCAAGGAAGCCCGAGATGCCAGGGGCATTAAAACAATGAAGCTCTACTCGGACATTGATCGAATCGACAAAGAACTGCTTGTACGCGGGTACGGACCAGAAGATCCATTGGACGCTGCCATTGTCCACCAAGTCGATTCCATGCACTATGAAGGAAATGAGACGATTCAGGCAGCAGTGACTTCCTTACTCGATTCGAAGAGTACTGGATCTATGACTCGGGACGGACATGACAAGTCCGTTATTCGAGTTTTGGACATTGGCTCTGGATTTGGTGGACCCGCACGGTATGTCGCAACCCACTGCGACAACTCACGCGTGGTCGCGCTGGAGCTCCAACGAGACATTCATGAGAAGGCTCAGGAGCTTACCAGGAGATGCTGTCTTGACACAGCTATCCGGCATGTTAATGGGGACTTTATGGAGATGGATTTGTCCATCATTGAGGACGGGCAGCTTTTTGACGGGATCGTTTCCTGGCTGGTCTTTCTACACATAAGCGACAAAAACAACCTTTTCCAACGATGTCATAGCTTGTTGCTCCCAACAGGATGCATGATTATTGACGATTTCTATGAGCGACAACCTTTTACAGAAGCTGAGAAGGCATCGCTCAATCAGGATGTATACTGTCAAAATCTTCCCACGAAAGGATGCTACATGGAAACACTTCGACAGTCTGGGTTTACAGACATTGATTTTCAAGA
This genomic interval carries:
- a CDS encoding predicted protein, which gives rise to MKLYSDIDRIDKELLVRGYGPEDPLDAAIVHQVDSMHYEGNETIQAAVTSLLDSKSTGSMTRDGHDKSVIRVLDIGSGFGGPARYVATHCDNSRVVALELQRDIHEKAQELTRRCCLDTAIRHVNGDFMEMDLSIIEDGQLFDGIVSWLVFLHISDKNNLFQRCHSLLLPTGCMIIDDFYERQPFTEAEKASLNQDVYCQNLPTKGCYMETLRQSGFTDIDFQDKTKDWTDFTVSRFQTFQASREVFVNRHDEGTYDRLHHFYAAVATLFQSGHLGGTRIVARKY